In Papaver somniferum cultivar HN1 chromosome 1, ASM357369v1, whole genome shotgun sequence, a genomic segment contains:
- the LOC113285971 gene encoding uncharacterized protein LOC113285971 has translation MKEGCCWAVGNGEKIHIKNDLWIPKIHNRRPIPNLLSTEQPVLVSELILQNPPRWDIIKLHLCFQSHEVETILDIHLPNINEEGTEDKLLLLHHPNGVFTAKSFTKTLNDRAPSSSHYGNTEHIPWKKFWKVKILAPNLQIFAWKILNNGIAVGNRMMTYCKDINTECRMCNGVVETLEHLFLYCPVSQSVLFSFHLTLRIDASLNLSVHHYIKSWLLEGGDYSKLKMRICLFWSIWKTRNNIVFNKGTVHIYKMLQEAY, from the coding sequence ATGAAGGAAGGGTGTTGCTGGGCGGTTGGTAATGGAGAGAAGATACATATCAAGAATGACCTTTGGATTCCGAAAATTCATAACAGGAGGCCTATCCCCAATTTGCTTTCAACAGAGCAGCCTGTTTTAGTTAGTGAACTTATCCTACAGAACCCTCCAAGGTGGGATATAATCAAACTCCACCTATGCTTCCAGTCGCATGAAGTCGAGACTATATTGGATATCCACTTACCTAACATCAACGAAGAAGGGACTGAGGATAAATTACTTTTGCTTCACCATCCTAATGGGGTCTTTACAGcaaaatccttcaccaaaacTTTAAATGACAGAgctccttcttcttctcattaTGGTAATACTGAACATATACCTTGGAAGAAATTCTGGAAGGTAAAAATTTTGGCACCCAATCTTCAAATATTTGCTTGGAAAATTCTTAATAATGGTATTGCAGTTGGTAACAGGATGATGACATACTGCAAAGATATTAATACAGAGTGCAGGATGTGTAAtggtgttgttgaaactttggaACACTTGTTCCTATACTGCCCTGTATCTCAatctgttcttttttcttttcacctGACTCTCAGAATTGATGCAAGCCTAAATCTTTCAGTTCACCACTATATCAAGAGTTGGTTATTAGAAGGTGGAGACTACTCAAAGTTAAAAATGCGGATTTGTCTGTTCTGGAGTATATGGAAGACCAGGAATAACATAGTCTTCAACAAAGGCACTGTGCATATTTATAAAATGCTTCAAGAGGCTTATTAA